The genomic region TAAATTTAACAAATACGTTTGTAAAAATTTTTGCCGGTAGGTTACACTGCATAAAATCCATAAAGGACGGATATCTTACATACCTGAGCAGTAAGCTAGTAGATGAACCCTTGCAACAATGAACTGAACGCCGATATTAGATAGACTACTTGTGGATTTAAATTGCATTATCCGCATGAACATTCAAAAAGGCTAAGGCGCATGTATTTTATAAATTTAAATTCTAGATAATATGTATATAGAGCCCACAAAAAAAGAAACCCACGAAAGCTAGGCGAGAAAGATACAACTTAGTTTTTAAATATTTAAATAAAATTCTAAAAGGCATTTTGGAGTAAATTTAGCCCAAAATGCCTTTGCAAGCTACATTAAGCTCTTTAGTAGATTTGTTACTTTTTGCTCGATCTCTTCTAAAAATTCCTTGCTCTTTGCCTCAAATCTAGTAACAATAACTGGCGTTGTATTTGACGCGCGTACCAGCGCCCAGCCATTTTCAAACTGAATCCTTATACCATCAATATCAATGATATTTTTTATCTTTGGCAGGTCGCAACTCTCATTTTTCACACAATCTTTTAGCTTGGCAACTATCTTAAATTTAGCCTCATCAGTCGTCTTTACCTTGATCTCATCGGTGCTAAAGACAAGTGGCATCTTATCAAGCTCGCCATCAAGGTCAAAACCCTTGTGAACTAGCTCAAGCACCCTCATCATCGCGTAAAGCGCATCGTCAAAGCCAAAATATCGCTCTTTAAAAAAGATATGACCGCTAACTTCAGCCGCTAGATCTACGTTTAGCTCTTTCATCATTTTTTTGATGTTGCTATGCCCAGTCTTGCCCATGAAAACTTCGCCTATTTTTGCAATCTCATCATACATGTTTTGCGAGCATTTAACCTCACCAAGCACCTTTGGATGTTTCATATTTAGTGCATAAAGATAGGCTAGCTCATCGCCTTTTATATCTCTTTTTGGAGTTATAACTGCGATCCTGTCGCCATCTCCGTCAAAGCCAAATCCAAGGTCAAATTCCTTCTTTTCAATGAGCAAAAACAGCTCTTTTAAATTCTCTTTTTCGCTTGGATCTGGATGGTGATTTGGGAAATTTCCGTCTGGATCTTCATATAAAATTTTTGCATTTAGCCCAAGCGCTTTAACGATTGGCACCAAACTCACGCCAACAGCGCCATTTGCACAGTCGATGATAAAAGGCTTTTTGAAATTTTTAAGCTCACTAAACTCTTTTACAAAAAACTCAACATATTTTTCTAAGATATTAAATTTCTCACAGCTCTCATTGTCTGCGATCTGCTCACCAGAGGCGATTATCTCGTTCACCTTATCTTTTAAAATTTGCAGATCTTTGCCAAAGAAGCTATCTTTTTTAATGGTAATCTTAAAGCCGTTGTACTCTTTTGGGTTGTGAGAGCCCGTGATCATGATGTTTGCGTCGAAATAATCAGCATAAACGCTAAAGTAGCCAACAGGAGTTGGTAGCAAGCCGATGTTATAAATTTTAAAGCCACCAGCCTTGTTTAGACCGCTTAGCAGATACCTAAAAAGCGTGCTAGCACTTAGTCTTGCATCAAAGCCAATGCTTAAAGTTTTCACGCCAAATTCGTTAAATTTCTTACCCAAAGCAAGCCCTATAGCCTTGACGCTGTCCTCCGTCAAGTCTTTTTCAAAAATACCGCGTATGTCATATTCTCTAAAAATTTCATCATATTTCATTGTAAATTCTCCCTAAAAGAAAGCAAAATGATACAAGAATAAATTTAAAAAGGAGTAAATAATTTTATAAATTTAGTGAGATTAAAGTTTAAATATAAATTCGAGCTAGAAGGCTCTAGCTCGAAAAGGGCTGCTACATCATGCCGCCCATACCACCCATTCCGCCCATGTCAGGCATTGCAGGCATTGCTTTTTCTTCTTTTATCTCGCTGATAGTTGCCTCAGTTGTTAGTAGTAAGCTAGCCACGCTAACAGCGTTTTGAAGCGCAACTCTCTCAACTTTAACTGGATCGATAATGCCAGCTTCAAACATATTTACATATTCGCCAGTTGCAGCGTTAAAGCCAAAATTTGCATCTTTGTTTGTCTCAACTGCGTTTGCTACTACGCCAGCGTCAAAGCCAGCGTTCTCAGCGATTTGGCGAAGTGGAGCACGAAGCGCTCTTCTAACGATCTCAGCACCGATTGCCTCATCGCCTTGTAAATTTAAATTTACGCTCTTTGAAGCAAGGATAAGAGCTGAACCGCCACCTACTACGATGCCCTCTTCTACAGCTGCACGAGTAGCGCTTAGAGCGTCATCTACGCGGTCTTTTTTCTCTTTCATCTCAGTCTCAGTCGCAGCACCTACTTTAATAACTGCCACGCCACCACTTAGTTTTGCAAGGCGCTCTTGAAGTTTTTCTTTGTCATAGTCACTTGTTGTCTCAGCGATTTGCGCTTTGATCTGAGTTATTCTAGCGTCGATCGCTGACTTCTCGCCCGCACCATTTACGATAGTTGTGTTATCTTTATCGATAACTACGCTTGAAGCTTGTCCAAGGTCATTTATAGTAGCGCTCTCAAGTGTTCTACCTAGCTCTTCGCTAATGACTTCGCCACCTGTTAAGATAGCAATATCTTCAAGCATCGCTTTTCTTCTGTCGCCAAAGCCAGGAGCTTTTACGGCTGAGATGTTTAGCACGCCACGAAGTTTATTTACAACAAGCGTTGCAAGTGCCTCGCCTTCGATATCTTCAGCGATGATTAGAAGTGGTTTGCCACTCTTTTGTACTTGCTCAAGCACAGGGAGTAGATCTTTTAAATTTGTGATCTTCTTGTCAAATAGCAATATGAATGGATTGCTTAGCTCTACTTGCATCTTTTCAGGGTTTGTGATGAAGTATGGGCTTAGGTATCCGCGGTCAAACTGCATACCCTCAACAACGCTTAGCTCGTCTTGGATAGACTTTGCCTCTTCTACTGTTATGACGCCATCTTTGCCAACTTTCTCCATCGCATCAGCGATTAGTTTGCCGATGCTCTCATCTGAGTTAGCAGAGATAGTAGCGATCTGAGCGATCTCTTTTGAACCTGATACTTTTTTAGAGATATTTTTTAGTGCATCTATAAGAGCTGCTACTTCTTTATCCATACCGCGTTTTACTTCGATAGGATTTGCGCCAGCAGTTACGTTTCTAAGACCCTCTTTAAATATCGCGTGAGCTAGCACAGTCGCTGTTGTAGTGCCGTCGCCCGCTTGGTCGTTTGTCTTGCTTGCTACTTCTCTAACTAGGCTTGCACCCATGTTTTCGATAGTATCTTTTAGCTCAACTTCTTTAGCCACGCTAACGCCGTCCTTTGTGATGTTTGGAGCACCAAAGCTCTTTTGGATAAGGACATTTCTGCCTCTTGGTCCCATTGTCACTTTCACAGCGTCATTTAGTTTTTTTACGCCCTCGTATAGGCGGTTTCTTGCATCATCAGAGTAAAAAATTTCTTTTGCCATTGTCTTTCCTTTTTTAATTATTTAATCACGCCTAAAACATCATCAATGTTTAAAACAAGATATGTTTTATCATCTAAATTTATCTCAGTGCCACCGTATTTTGCAAATACAACTTTATCACCAACTTTTACGCCCTCTACTTCAGCCCCGACTGCTTTTACCTCACCGCTTAAAGGTTTTTCTTTTGCGTTATCAGGTATAATAATGCCCGAAGCTGTGGTCTTTGTCTCCTCTACGCGTTCGACTAGAACACGCTTGCCTAATGGTTGAAAGTTCATTGTTCATCCTTTTGGTTTAATTGTCTTTTTTAGCACTCTTTATTTTTGAGTGATGAGATCCTAGCACTTTTTTCTAAAAAAGTCAATAATTTATAGTTAAATTTTATTAAAACTTTAGTCACTTACACTAAAGTTTTATGATATGTAAAACTAATATAAAGGAATTTTATGAAAAAAATAGCCTATTTAGTAGCGGCTTTGGCGCTGATAATCCTTTGCATTTTTGGCTTTATCTTTAGCTCTTTTGGTAATAAATTTATAGCCAGCAAAATAGAAAAAGAGGCGCTCGCTCACGGTATAGATGTGAAATTTAAAGATTTTAGCTTAGGATTTAGCACACTAAATTTAGAAGCGATTGTGATGAATGCCATAAATTTAAAGGCAAATGGCGATCTATCCTTGCTTGCTCAAAGTATGAGCTTAAACATAGATATAAACACTGACAAGGCAAAGGCTAGCGAGCTTGGACTAAAAAAAGACGTCGCTCTTAAAGCAAATGTGGCTGGTAAATTTAGTGACATCAAGCTAACGGCCACTGGCACTGCGCTTGGCTCAAATATAAATTTAAATGCAAATTTAAAAGACTATCTGCCAAAAGCTCTAAATCTTGACGCTAAAAACATCGAGCTTTCTGAGATCTCAGCTCTTGCGCAAAAGCCAAATTTAGCTAGCGGTAAGCTTGATCTAACGAGCAATATGCAAGGAGTTGATGAGAAAAATGAACCCATCATTAACGCTCAAATTTTAGCAAGCGATGCAGCGATAAACAAAGAAATTCTTAAAAATGAATTTGGGCTAAATTTAGCAAAAGATATAAACTTTAAAGGCGGTGTAAACGCTAAATTTGCAAAT from Campylobacter concisus ATCC 51562 harbors:
- a CDS encoding phosphomannomutase/phosphoglucomutase, whose amino-acid sequence is MKYDEIFREYDIRGIFEKDLTEDSVKAIGLALGKKFNEFGVKTLSIGFDARLSASTLFRYLLSGLNKAGGFKIYNIGLLPTPVGYFSVYADYFDANIMITGSHNPKEYNGFKITIKKDSFFGKDLQILKDKVNEIIASGEQIADNESCEKFNILEKYVEFFVKEFSELKNFKKPFIIDCANGAVGVSLVPIVKALGLNAKILYEDPDGNFPNHHPDPSEKENLKELFLLIEKKEFDLGFGFDGDGDRIAVITPKRDIKGDELAYLYALNMKHPKVLGEVKCSQNMYDEIAKIGEVFMGKTGHSNIKKMMKELNVDLAAEVSGHIFFKERYFGFDDALYAMMRVLELVHKGFDLDGELDKMPLVFSTDEIKVKTTDEAKFKIVAKLKDCVKNESCDLPKIKNIIDIDGIRIQFENGWALVRASNTTPVIVTRFEAKSKEFLEEIEQKVTNLLKSLM
- the groL gene encoding chaperonin GroEL (60 kDa chaperone family; promotes refolding of misfolded polypeptides especially under stressful conditions; forms two stacked rings of heptamers to form a barrel-shaped 14mer; ends can be capped by GroES; misfolded proteins enter the barrel where they are refolded when GroES binds), whose amino-acid sequence is MAKEIFYSDDARNRLYEGVKKLNDAVKVTMGPRGRNVLIQKSFGAPNITKDGVSVAKEVELKDTIENMGASLVREVASKTNDQAGDGTTTATVLAHAIFKEGLRNVTAGANPIEVKRGMDKEVAALIDALKNISKKVSGSKEIAQIATISANSDESIGKLIADAMEKVGKDGVITVEEAKSIQDELSVVEGMQFDRGYLSPYFITNPEKMQVELSNPFILLFDKKITNLKDLLPVLEQVQKSGKPLLIIAEDIEGEALATLVVNKLRGVLNISAVKAPGFGDRRKAMLEDIAILTGGEVISEELGRTLESATINDLGQASSVVIDKDNTTIVNGAGEKSAIDARITQIKAQIAETTSDYDKEKLQERLAKLSGGVAVIKVGAATETEMKEKKDRVDDALSATRAAVEEGIVVGGGSALILASKSVNLNLQGDEAIGAEIVRRALRAPLRQIAENAGFDAGVVANAVETNKDANFGFNAATGEYVNMFEAGIIDPVKVERVALQNAVSVASLLLTTEATISEIKEEKAMPAMPDMGGMGGMGGMM
- the groES gene encoding co-chaperone GroES, translating into MNFQPLGKRVLVERVEETKTTASGIIIPDNAKEKPLSGEVKAVGAEVEGVKVGDKVVFAKYGGTEINLDDKTYLVLNIDDVLGVIK